The genomic stretch TAAATTTTTTTTATATTTAATAAATTACATAGTTAAACAAAAAAGCACCTCCATTTTTTTATAAACGAAAGTGCTTTTATAATTATTTATTTTTTAATTACTATTTTACCAAACTAGAGAAATCAAGCATGTTTTTGAAAATTTTATCTACTGAAGAAAGCAAAGCTATACGGTTATTTTTAATCTTTTCATCTTCCACATTAACCATTATATCTTTAAAGAATTTATCCAAAGGTTCATAAAGACTCGCAAGAAGAGAGAAAGTTTTTTCATATTCTCTATTTTCCATAAGTTTATTCACTTCATTTAATTTTTCTTTATATGTATTATATAATGATTTTTCTGCTTCTTCTTTTAATAAAGCTTCATCTAAATTAACATCTTTAGCAGATTTAATCATATTTTTAATTCTTTTAAATACTGTTAAAAGATTAGAGAATAAAGCCTCATTTTTCTTTCTAAACTCATCAATAGCTTCTATTTTTAAGTAAGCATCATACATATCGTCTATACCTGTAGAGAGAACTCCTGCAACAGAGTCTTTAGCAAAATCAATATCATTTTCAAAACGTGATTTAAAGAACTCAAATATATCTTTTATTAAATCTTCGCTTTTATTATTTCTTGCATCTTTAGGCATAGAATTAATTGCATCTTCTATTAATTTTTTAAGATTAACATGCTTTTTAGATTTTATAAGTATATTTATAATACCAAGAGCCTGTCTTCTTAAAGCATTAGGGTCCTGAGAACCAGTTGGTATATCACCTACATAGAATCCTGCCGCTATATTATCCATTTTATCAAGTATTGCTATAGCTTTACCAGTATCATTAGAAGGTATTTCATCAGCAGCAAATAAAGGTCTGTACTGTTCATTAATAGCTAATGCAATATCATCATTAAGATTCATAGCTTTAGCAAAATATCCGCCCATTATACCCTGAAGTTCTGGGAAGTTATAAACCATATTGCTTACTAAATCTGATTTCATATATTTAATAGCTTTAAGTATATTATCCTTATCTTTTTCATATCCTAAAAGTTTTATTAAAAGCTCAGAGTTTTTCTCAAGTCTTTTTACTTTATCGGCAACACTTCCAAGCTCTTTTCTAAACATTAGCATTTCAAGTCTTTCATTCATCTCATCCATACCTTTTCTTATATCTTCTTGGTATAAGAATCTTCCGTCTGAAAGTCTTGCTGTTAATACTCTTATATTTCCAGCTATTATCTGAGGAGTTTTAGGCTGATTTGCAGTTATTACAAATACATTAGTTAAAGATCCGTCTTTTTTACATAATGGGAAGTATTTCTGATGTTCTATCATTTCGCTTGTTAATACTTCTTTAGGAACTTCCAAAAATTTAGAATCAAATTCAGCAGTTAGTAAGTACGGCTCTTCCACCAAATCTACAACTATTTCTGATACTTTTTTCTTAGAAACTGCCTCAAATCCAAACTCTTTTTCTATATTTTCTAACTGACTAATAATATTTTCAAGTCTTTTTTCTCTTGACACAACAACATGTTTTTCAAGCAATACTTTCTCATAATCTTTAGGATTATGAATTTCAGTAAACTCTGGAGAAAGAAGTCTATGTCCTGTTATTTTATTGTTGGTTTCTATTCCAGCAACAGAAGTTTTAATAATTTCATCTCCGAATAAAGCAAGTACATTTCTAATAGGACGTACAAAAGCAAAATCTTTATCAGCCCATCTCATCTTCTTTTTAAAATCTATTTTAGAAACTATATCTTCCAATACTTCTTCAAATAGTTTTTTAGTTTCTACACCCTTTTTCTCTTCTTTTACAAATAAATATTTTTTTCCGTTTACTTCTTTTATATATGGTCTATTGAATGCTTCATTTTCATCTATATTTTTCATTAATCCTGCATCAATATTATGAGATTTTAAAAAACCTTCTCCTGCTTTTGTCAATACCCCGTCTTTTAAAGCACTTTCAAATAAAGGCCCTCTAAACTCTACAACTTCATCTTTAGATTTTTCTTCTACATCTTCAGCAAGAATTGATAATCTTCTCGGAGTTGTATAAGCTGTTACAGATTTGAAGTTTACACCATTACTTTTCAATGTTTCTTCCATAATCTTTTTAAAACTGATACTTGCAGGATAGGCAAAATCTGCAGGTATTTCTTCAACCAATATTTCAATAAGTAAATCTTTCACTTTAATATTCCTTAAAATAATATATTAACTGCTATATTGTATATTTATATATAAAAAAAACAATATTTTTTAACTGATAATTTATAATTTTATTAACTATTTGTTTAATATAAGGTTATAATAAATATAAGGATAATAATATTTGTACAAAATTGTATATAATTGACGATAATCTTACTATTGATTTTATATAATTATTATAATATATTTATAATATAAAAATTTGCAACACAATTATGGAAGATTTTTTAATATGCAGACAATAAAAACAAAACAAAATATATTAATAATAGATGATGAAGAAGACATACTTACAACATGTCAAACTATTTTAGAAGATGAAGGCTATGATGTAGAGATAGCAAAAAATAATAACGAAGCTGAAAAAATACTAGAAAGTAAAAATATTAATTTGGTATTTTTAGATGTATGGCTTCCTAATGTAGATGGGCTTGATATTTTATCACATATAAAAGAAAAATATCCTTCTACAGTTGTTATTATGATGAGCGGACATGCCGGAGTAGAAACAGCCGTAAGAGCTACAAAAATGGGAGCTTATGACTTTTTAGAAAAGCCTATAAGCATATCTAAATTACTTTCAAGCTGCGATGAAGTTTTTAAAGATCATGTTAATAATAATATAGAAATAGAAAATACAAATAATGAACATACAAATAAAAAAACTGAATGCAAATATAAAATACATCAAAGAACAATAGCTAAAAGTGTAGTTGTGAGCGGTTTTGCTCTAATGGAAGGAAGAAAAACTGCATTAACGCTTGTACCTGCAGAAGCTAATACTGGAATAGTTTTTATAGATATTAATACAAATACTCATATAAAATTATCCCCTGAAAATATTTTATCAAAAGATAAGTCCGGAGCCGTTAATTCCACTGCTTTGGTATCTGGAAACAGATATATAAAAACTACAGAACATTTTTTAGCAGCACTTCATATGATGGGCATTACCAATTTAATAGTAAAATGCGACGGAGAAGTTCCTAATGTAGATGGTTCGGCTTTGGTATTCTGCGATGCTTTAAAAGAGGCTGGTTTTGTTGAACAAGATGATTATGCAGATCCTATAGTTATAGATAGTACTTTAACTTACGGAAATGTTAATGATGATGAAACTTACATTATACTATCACCTTATGACGGACTTGAAGTAACTTTGCGTATAGATTTTGCGGGTTCTATAGGCGTTCAGAAATACACTTATAAATTTGAAAACTTTGATCAGTTTACAGAAGAAATAGGTAAAGCTAGATCATTTAATACTATAGATAATATAGACTATGCTCAGAAAATGGGTATGGCTGGAAGCGGTATGATAGGAAGCCATATATTATTATGCGACGGTAAGGTTATAAATACAAAACTTCATTTTGATAATGAGTTTGTAAGGCATAAAATTTTGGATATAATTGGAGATTTATATATTTTATCAAGACCAATAAAAGCTAAAATAACTGCAAATAAATCCTCACATTCTTTTAACCATTCTGTTGTGCATGATTTGGCAAATAGATATTTATAAAATTAAGCATATTGATTTAATAATCAAAAATGTTAAAATATCATACCAAAATTTTTGTTTAAGAGTTATAACATATGGCAGATAGCAGACTAAAAACGAATACAACAGAAGAACAAAATAATATATCTCTATATTTTGCTGATGCTAAAAAGGAAAAGCTATTAACCCGCGAAGAGGAAATAGAACTTACAAAAAGGCTAAAAGAAGGCGATGCAGAGGCAAGGTCTAAACTTATTAGAAGCAATTTAAGATTTGTTATAACTATTGCAAAACAGTATAAAAACAGCGGACTTCTGCTCGAAGATCTTATAAGTGAAGGCAATATGGGGCTTATAATAGCAGCTGATAGATTTGACCCTGATAAAGGATATCACTTTATATCATATGCTGTGTATTGGATAAGGCAGAGTATATTAAGAGCTATCAATGAAAAATCAAGACTGATAAGGCTTCCTCTCAATAAAGCTATGGATTTGGTTGATTTGGAACGTACAGTACATCAATATTACTATAAAAGCGGATATACTCCTGATGTTAATGAGCTTGCTGCTATATTAAATAAAGACCCTAACGATATACTGCATATTATGTCTATGAGTACAGAGCATATATCTCTTGAAGGAGAATATAATTATGATGGAATGAAGGATAGGCTTATAGACACTATAGAGGATAAAACTTCAAAAAATGTTGAAGAGACTGCTATAAATAAAGAGCTTATGGAAGAATTAAAAACTGCTATTGAAAGTTTGTCGGATATAGAAAAACAGATAATCAATGCAAGATATGGTATAGACCAAGAGAGAAAAACGCTTAAAGAAGTTGGAGAGATGTTTTCCTTTACTAAAGAACGTATAAGACAAATAGAAAAAAAAGCATTAAGAAAAATGCATTCTCAGAAATACAGTTCATTAAAAGATTTCTTAAAATAGAATTTATTATAAAAATCAGTAAATTTAATTAATATTTCTTGAGCAATTTCAGATAATTATTATACTTAACACCTATTTATTAGAAAAATA from Brachyspira murdochii DSM 12563 encodes the following:
- the glyS gene encoding glycine--tRNA ligase subunit beta, with product MKDLLIEILVEEIPADFAYPASISFKKIMEETLKSNGVNFKSVTAYTTPRRLSILAEDVEEKSKDEVVEFRGPLFESALKDGVLTKAGEGFLKSHNIDAGLMKNIDENEAFNRPYIKEVNGKKYLFVKEEKKGVETKKLFEEVLEDIVSKIDFKKKMRWADKDFAFVRPIRNVLALFGDEIIKTSVAGIETNNKITGHRLLSPEFTEIHNPKDYEKVLLEKHVVVSREKRLENIISQLENIEKEFGFEAVSKKKVSEIVVDLVEEPYLLTAEFDSKFLEVPKEVLTSEMIEHQKYFPLCKKDGSLTNVFVITANQPKTPQIIAGNIRVLTARLSDGRFLYQEDIRKGMDEMNERLEMLMFRKELGSVADKVKRLEKNSELLIKLLGYEKDKDNILKAIKYMKSDLVSNMVYNFPELQGIMGGYFAKAMNLNDDIALAINEQYRPLFAADEIPSNDTGKAIAILDKMDNIAAGFYVGDIPTGSQDPNALRRQALGIINILIKSKKHVNLKKLIEDAINSMPKDARNNKSEDLIKDIFEFFKSRFENDIDFAKDSVAGVLSTGIDDMYDAYLKIEAIDEFRKKNEALFSNLLTVFKRIKNMIKSAKDVNLDEALLKEEAEKSLYNTYKEKLNEVNKLMENREYEKTFSLLASLYEPLDKFFKDIMVNVEDEKIKNNRIALLSSVDKIFKNMLDFSSLVK
- the lpxC gene encoding UDP-3-O-acyl-N-acetylglucosamine deacetylase: MQTIKTKQNILIIDDEEDILTTCQTILEDEGYDVEIAKNNNEAEKILESKNINLVFLDVWLPNVDGLDILSHIKEKYPSTVVIMMSGHAGVETAVRATKMGAYDFLEKPISISKLLSSCDEVFKDHVNNNIEIENTNNEHTNKKTECKYKIHQRTIAKSVVVSGFALMEGRKTALTLVPAEANTGIVFIDINTNTHIKLSPENILSKDKSGAVNSTALVSGNRYIKTTEHFLAALHMMGITNLIVKCDGEVPNVDGSALVFCDALKEAGFVEQDDYADPIVIDSTLTYGNVNDDETYIILSPYDGLEVTLRIDFAGSIGVQKYTYKFENFDQFTEEIGKARSFNTIDNIDYAQKMGMAGSGMIGSHILLCDGKVINTKLHFDNEFVRHKILDIIGDLYILSRPIKAKITANKSSHSFNHSVVHDLANRYL
- a CDS encoding sigma-70 family RNA polymerase sigma factor, producing the protein MADSRLKTNTTEEQNNISLYFADAKKEKLLTREEEIELTKRLKEGDAEARSKLIRSNLRFVITIAKQYKNSGLLLEDLISEGNMGLIIAADRFDPDKGYHFISYAVYWIRQSILRAINEKSRLIRLPLNKAMDLVDLERTVHQYYYKSGYTPDVNELAAILNKDPNDILHIMSMSTEHISLEGEYNYDGMKDRLIDTIEDKTSKNVEETAINKELMEELKTAIESLSDIEKQIINARYGIDQERKTLKEVGEMFSFTKERIRQIEKKALRKMHSQKYSSLKDFLK